From the genome of Streptomyces sp. NBC_01341, one region includes:
- a CDS encoding ATP-dependent DNA ligase translates to MLAESRILDQLSFTALQRRATAVRQAKVLAAELPAHFIAFDVLQVDWRELLDDPLWRRREILEALFADHRLTPLWTLRPSTTDLAVVQEWLTEWTDVPGVEGVVVKCRAGRYRPGVRGSWYKVRRRATTEAIIGGITGSLRRPQVLLRHERASAV, encoded by the coding sequence ATGCTCGCCGAATCGCGGATCCTAGACCAGCTCAGCTTCACCGCCTTGCAGCGCCGGGCGACCGCCGTCCGCCAGGCCAAGGTCCTGGCTGCCGAACTGCCCGCGCACTTCATCGCCTTCGACGTCCTCCAAGTCGACTGGCGGGAGCTTCTGGACGATCCCCTGTGGCGGCGCCGAGAGATCCTCGAGGCGCTGTTCGCCGACCATCGGCTGACGCCGCTGTGGACGCTGCGCCCGTCGACCACCGACCTCGCCGTCGTGCAGGAGTGGCTGACCGAATGGACCGACGTCCCGGGTGTTGAGGGCGTCGTCGTGAAGTGCCGGGCCGGGCGGTACCGCCCGGGCGTTCGTGGATCCTGGTACAAGGTCCGCCGCCGCGCCACGACAGAAGCGATCATCGGCGGGATCACCGGCTCCCTCCGTCGCCCTCAGGTCCTCCTCCGACATGAGCGGGCGTCTGCGGTGTGA
- the uppS gene encoding polyprenyl diphosphate synthase — MRPVPRHVACVMDGNGRWAQRRSLPRTAGHRAAETTVIDIIEAARAAGVEWLSLYAFSTENWNRPGTEVDYLMRLVRRVVRKHAPLLLARGIRCRFLGVADPRIPRELARDFDDLAALTADNRGMTLTVAFDHGGRRDIVEAARSLIRSKTPADEVTERLFADHLPFPDTPNVDLVIRTSGEQRISNFMLWQVAYAEWIFPEVLWPDFRAPEFLACLHTYRRRDRRFGGVPPRTNGDPS; from the coding sequence GTGCGTCCGGTGCCGCGACACGTAGCCTGCGTGATGGACGGCAACGGCCGCTGGGCGCAGCGGCGTTCGCTTCCCCGGACAGCGGGCCACCGGGCTGCGGAGACGACCGTCATCGACATCATCGAGGCGGCCCGGGCCGCCGGTGTCGAGTGGCTCAGCCTGTACGCCTTCTCCACCGAGAACTGGAACCGCCCGGGCACAGAGGTCGACTATCTGATGCGCTTGGTCCGCCGAGTCGTGCGGAAGCATGCGCCGTTGCTGCTGGCCCGTGGCATCCGCTGTCGCTTCCTCGGGGTCGCCGACCCGCGTATCCCCCGTGAACTGGCCCGAGATTTCGACGATCTGGCTGCGCTGACCGCCGACAACCGCGGGATGACGCTGACCGTGGCCTTCGACCACGGCGGGCGCCGGGACATCGTGGAGGCCGCAAGATCGCTCATCCGCAGCAAGACGCCCGCTGATGAGGTGACCGAGCGGCTCTTCGCGGACCACCTGCCGTTTCCCGACACCCCCAACGTGGACCTCGTCATCCGCACCTCCGGCGAACAGCGCATCTCCAACTTCATGCTCTGGCAGGTTGCCTACGCCGAGTGGATCTTCCCCGAGGTGCTCTGGCCGGACTTCCGAGCCCCCGAGTTCCTCGCGTGCCTACATACCTACCGGCGCCGCGACCGCCGCTTCGGCGGCGTGCCGCCCCGGACGAACGGAGACCCATCATGA
- a CDS encoding oxygenase MpaB family protein, translated as MTAEATDTADEAPLFGPESQFSAFFDDPRWALAMIRATVLEAAHPQIGAALVDNSTFVAHPWRRLRNTFLSMRRMFGTDLAEREREAARLNRLHARMSGSDSRGRAYDAMDRATRAWVVATLFESAVTMCRLSGQPLDQDTMERMYAEYRTFLAALDGDAAELPEDLNDFWRYFDRVVENELENTEAARVILYRLFDHLPAPALLDGAPTLWAAGRAVAGPLLGAITVASLPEPYRRRAGLPEMPGAQTLMQGAYLTAGLARFLPEGWISAESIIEVLSLSPGSDDPRARTVAALRARMKRTSALLRLLTPLGGDAGPGLDPAPSAGTGEGRRSAGEFFRQVLDQTGDGYLDWPDLAAMARELSTRLDLDEPEETRLYDAFAAWWRELQAALDTDGDGRVSADEYAAAIPSLAGPALIRVAEVLFDATDKDGSGSIEADEYRTLFRTAFHRDITATDGAYGRSTFVGDFLSFMSGRRTSTPYDPLLADA; from the coding sequence ATGACCGCCGAAGCCACGGACACGGCTGACGAGGCACCCTTGTTCGGCCCGGAATCGCAGTTCAGCGCCTTCTTCGACGACCCGCGCTGGGCGCTGGCCATGATCCGCGCCACCGTGTTGGAGGCCGCTCACCCGCAGATCGGCGCTGCCCTCGTCGACAACTCCACCTTCGTCGCCCACCCCTGGCGCCGGCTGCGCAACACCTTCCTCAGCATGCGGCGCATGTTCGGCACCGACTTGGCGGAGCGCGAACGGGAAGCCGCCCGGCTCAACCGGCTGCACGCCCGCATGAGCGGCTCCGACTCCCGCGGCCGCGCCTACGACGCGATGGACCGCGCGACCCGGGCCTGGGTGGTCGCCACCCTCTTCGAGAGCGCCGTCACCATGTGCCGGCTGAGCGGCCAGCCGCTCGACCAGGACACGATGGAGCGGATGTACGCCGAATACCGCACGTTCCTCGCCGCGCTCGACGGCGACGCCGCAGAACTCCCCGAGGACCTGAACGACTTCTGGCGATACTTCGACCGGGTCGTCGAAAACGAGCTCGAGAACACCGAAGCGGCTCGCGTCATCCTCTACCGGCTCTTCGACCACTTGCCCGCCCCGGCACTGCTCGACGGCGCGCCGACGCTGTGGGCGGCCGGCCGGGCCGTCGCCGGCCCGCTCCTCGGCGCGATCACCGTCGCCTCACTCCCCGAGCCGTACCGGCGCAGGGCCGGGCTGCCGGAGATGCCCGGTGCCCAGACCCTCATGCAGGGGGCCTACCTCACCGCCGGACTCGCCCGCTTCCTACCCGAGGGCTGGATCAGCGCCGAAAGCATCATCGAAGTCCTCTCCCTCTCGCCTGGCAGCGACGACCCCCGCGCCCGCACCGTGGCCGCTCTGCGCGCCCGCATGAAGCGGACGTCGGCCCTGCTCCGTCTCCTCACACCACTGGGCGGCGACGCCGGCCCCGGCCTGGACCCGGCGCCTTCCGCGGGCACGGGAGAGGGCCGACGCTCGGCGGGAGAGTTCTTCCGCCAGGTGCTGGACCAGACGGGCGACGGCTACCTCGACTGGCCTGACCTCGCCGCCATGGCCCGCGAACTGTCCACCCGCCTCGACCTGGACGAGCCCGAGGAGACCCGGCTCTACGACGCCTTCGCCGCCTGGTGGCGCGAGCTCCAGGCTGCCCTCGACACGGACGGCGACGGCCGCGTCAGCGCCGACGAGTACGCCGCCGCCATCCCCTCCCTCGCCGGACCCGCGCTCATCCGCGTCGCGGAGGTGCTCTTCGACGCCACCGACAAGGACGGAAGTGGGAGCATCGAAGCCGACGAGTACCGGACCCTCTTCCGCACCGCCTTCCACCGCGACATCACCGCCACCGACGGCGCCTACGGCCGGAGCACCTTCGTGGGTGACTTCCTCTCCTTCATGTCGGGCCGCCGCACGAGCACTCCGTACGACCCCCTTCTCGCCGACGCCTAA
- a CDS encoding HNH endonuclease family protein: MISLLRRGLPALALAVLPLLASPAAAAGPLPVEELPFTSYAPAQTPDGAPGARASLRLFEAIDRLPVAEEHRAGYQRTLYKHWNRGLNATDGCDTRREVILSEAVNAPEVTAGCKLTGGSWRSAYDNLVVTDAGRLDVDHFVPLAEVFDSEQTPWSAERREAYANDQDSPDTLIAVSAASNRSKSDKDPAQWMPTDASYHCAYAATWVGTKLRWDLAVDDAERQALLGAAEDCAGTTVTYEPAP; encoded by the coding sequence ATGATCTCCCTGCTGCGACGCGGCCTTCCCGCGCTCGCCCTCGCCGTCCTGCCTCTGCTCGCCTCGCCCGCCGCCGCCGCCGGCCCCCTGCCGGTGGAAGAACTCCCCTTCACCTCCTACGCCCCGGCGCAGACCCCTGACGGTGCCCCTGGCGCCCGGGCATCGCTGCGACTGTTCGAGGCCATCGACCGGCTCCCGGTCGCCGAGGAGCACCGGGCGGGCTACCAGCGGACCCTGTACAAGCACTGGAACCGCGGCCTGAACGCCACGGACGGCTGCGACACCCGTCGCGAGGTCATCCTCTCCGAGGCCGTGAACGCGCCCGAGGTCACGGCCGGCTGCAAGCTCACCGGTGGCTCCTGGCGCAGCGCGTACGACAACCTGGTGGTGACGGACGCCGGGCGGCTGGACGTCGACCATTTCGTGCCGCTCGCCGAAGTCTTCGACTCAGAGCAGACACCGTGGAGCGCAGAGCGGCGCGAGGCGTACGCCAACGACCAGGACAGCCCGGACACGCTGATCGCGGTCTCCGCGGCCTCCAACCGGTCCAAGAGCGACAAGGACCCCGCCCAGTGGATGCCCACGGACGCGTCCTACCACTGCGCCTACGCCGCGACCTGGGTAGGAACGAAGCTCCGCTGGGACCTGGCTGTGGATGACGCCGAGCGACAGGCCCTGCTCGGCGCGGCCGAGGACTGTGCCGGCACCACCGTCACCTACGAGCCCGCCCCGTAG
- a CDS encoding helix-turn-helix domain-containing protein yields the protein MPKDAAVEEFAGLVRALKARDGRSYEALGRRLSVSASTLHRYCSGATVPEEFAVVDRLALLCGADEEERRALEAAWTEADRARRRAATTSPAPAPVPAVSAAPESNPVPSAPEPGPGPAPDPTAPGAPRARPRRGAPAPLLVAAAVALVVLALAAILLGHPTRTASAPAPASTAPGRTAAPLPFTWSIGSQLWEGGCGHTYLVDRAPRAVAPPPVAADSGAWAGTHGAVHGGEALVRITVQGRSPSDAVVLHALHVRVVDRAAPLQWNAYRMDNGCGGAVTPRHFAVDLDRPRPLARPVDGLDASGAKVRKIPAVSFPYKVTSSDPEELLVSARAAGCDCRWYLELEWSAGGRTGTVRITDGGKPFRTSGTKGRPAYVHDSAEGRWITDSDSGQTG from the coding sequence ATGCCGAAGGACGCCGCCGTCGAGGAGTTCGCGGGGCTCGTGCGCGCGCTGAAGGCGCGGGACGGGAGGAGTTACGAGGCGCTGGGCCGGCGGCTGAGCGTCAGCGCGTCCACCCTCCACCGCTACTGCTCGGGCGCGACCGTCCCGGAGGAGTTCGCCGTGGTCGACCGCCTCGCCCTGCTGTGCGGGGCGGACGAGGAGGAACGGCGGGCCCTGGAGGCGGCCTGGACGGAGGCGGACCGCGCCCGCCGCCGAGCGGCCACGACCTCGCCCGCGCCCGCACCTGTGCCGGCCGTGTCGGCCGCGCCGGAATCGAACCCGGTACCGTCCGCGCCGGAACCAGGCCCCGGCCCCGCCCCGGACCCGACCGCGCCGGGGGCGCCCCGCGCCCGCCCCCGTCGTGGCGCCCCCGCTCCCCTCCTCGTCGCTGCTGCCGTCGCCCTCGTCGTGCTCGCCCTCGCCGCCATCCTGCTCGGCCACCCCACCCGTACGGCTTCCGCACCCGCTCCCGCTTCCACCGCTCCGGGGCGGACCGCGGCCCCCCTCCCCTTCACCTGGAGCATCGGTTCCCAGCTCTGGGAGGGCGGCTGCGGGCACACCTACCTCGTGGACCGGGCCCCCCGCGCGGTCGCCCCGCCGCCGGTCGCGGCCGACTCCGGGGCGTGGGCCGGGACGCACGGTGCCGTGCACGGCGGGGAGGCGCTGGTGCGGATTACGGTCCAGGGCCGGTCGCCGTCCGACGCCGTCGTCCTCCATGCCCTGCACGTGCGCGTGGTCGACCGCGCCGCGCCGCTGCAGTGGAACGCGTACCGGATGGACAACGGCTGTGGCGGCGCCGTCACCCCGCGCCACTTCGCCGTGGACCTCGACCGGCCGCGCCCGCTCGCGAGGCCCGTCGACGGCCTTGACGCCTCCGGCGCAAAGGTCCGGAAGATCCCGGCCGTCTCCTTCCCGTACAAGGTCACCTCCTCCGACCCCGAGGAGCTGCTGGTCTCCGCGCGGGCGGCGGGCTGCGACTGCCGCTGGTACCTGGAGCTGGAGTGGAGCGCCGGGGGCCGTACGGGGACGGTGCGGATCACGGACGGCGGGAAGCCGTTCCGCACGAGCGGGACCAAGGGGAGGCCGGCGTACGTGCACGACTCCGCCGAAGGGCGCTGGATCACAGACTCGGACTCTGGACAGACCGGGTGA
- a CDS encoding IS701 family transposase gives MLSEELAAVRCDLEDFAAEMFEPFARSDQRRWGGVYLRGLLLDGGRKSVEPMAARLGEDGNRQALAHFVTSSPWDAAHVRARLAWRMQPVIKPTALVIDDTGFLKDGDASACVTRQYTGTAGKVTNCQAGVSLHLASNGASAAVNWRLFLPGSWDPASPKADPAKVARREGCAIPAQVGHVEKWQLALDMIDETRSWGIEVPQVIADGGYGDTAAFRLGLEERGLDYVVGISTTTTAQPEDAQPCTPAYSGRGPHPVPAYPEPAQRVKSLVIAAGKASARPVQWREGSRPGSGRSGFKRMYSRFVALRIRPAGREIRKAAATAELPVRWLLAEWPADQNEPVQFWLSNLPETTPLPVLVRTAKLRWRIENDYREMKQALGLAHFEGRSWPGWHHHVTLVSVAHAFCTLQRLTRSLKETAPA, from the coding sequence GTGCTGAGTGAGGAGTTGGCTGCGGTCCGGTGCGATCTGGAGGACTTCGCGGCGGAGATGTTCGAGCCGTTCGCGCGGTCGGATCAGCGTCGGTGGGGCGGGGTCTATCTGCGGGGTCTGTTGCTGGACGGCGGGCGCAAGTCGGTAGAACCGATGGCCGCCCGCCTGGGCGAGGACGGGAACCGGCAGGCCCTGGCCCACTTCGTCACCTCCAGCCCGTGGGATGCGGCGCATGTGCGGGCCCGGCTGGCCTGGCGCATGCAGCCGGTCATCAAACCCACCGCGCTGGTCATCGATGACACCGGATTCCTCAAGGACGGGGACGCGTCGGCGTGCGTGACCCGGCAGTACACCGGCACCGCGGGCAAGGTCACCAACTGCCAGGCCGGAGTCTCGCTCCACCTGGCTTCCAACGGAGCCTCCGCGGCGGTGAACTGGCGTCTGTTCCTGCCCGGGAGCTGGGATCCCGCCTCGCCCAAGGCCGATCCGGCCAAAGTGGCCCGCCGTGAGGGTTGCGCCATCCCTGCCCAGGTGGGCCATGTCGAGAAGTGGCAGCTGGCTCTCGACATGATCGACGAGACGCGGTCCTGGGGCATCGAGGTGCCCCAGGTCATCGCCGACGGCGGCTACGGGGACACCGCCGCCTTCCGGCTCGGCCTGGAAGAACGAGGTCTCGACTACGTGGTGGGCATCTCGACTACGACCACCGCACAACCCGAAGACGCACAGCCGTGCACACCTGCCTACTCCGGCCGCGGCCCGCATCCGGTTCCTGCCTACCCCGAGCCGGCCCAGCGAGTGAAGAGCCTGGTCATCGCGGCCGGCAAAGCGTCCGCGCGGCCGGTGCAGTGGAGGGAGGGATCACGGCCGGGCAGCGGCCGCAGCGGGTTCAAGCGCATGTACTCGCGCTTCGTGGCCCTGCGGATCCGGCCCGCCGGACGTGAGATCCGCAAGGCCGCGGCCACCGCCGAGCTTCCGGTCCGCTGGCTGCTGGCCGAATGGCCCGCCGACCAGAACGAGCCCGTGCAGTTCTGGCTCTCCAACCTGCCCGAGACCACCCCGCTGCCCGTCCTCGTGCGCACCGCTAAGCTCCGCTGGCGCATCGAGAACGACTACCGCGAGATGAAACAGGCGCTCGGCCTGGCCCACTTCGAAGGCCGCAGCTGGCCAGGCTGGCACCACCACGTCACCCTCGTCTCGGTCGCCCACGCCTTCTGCACCCTCCAGCGACTGACCCGATCCCTAAAAGAGACGGCGCCGGCCTGA
- a CDS encoding transcriptional regulator: MAGRWMDLGMFNAHGVPGADALGAAIENMVTGIASPVDSDRGLSARLRYLTKTDAGYEAMDRAGIHVSPRTLMAWLAEERTPNKANRTRLDAAYWDLRRRNVATDLKHRLNNDGRGTRVEINPVDQSGVERKHQRDVASRSINVRGIWDRAVDAWIGDDVQELDAIWDDIIQDLGSDYDAYSNVSSIGWAA; the protein is encoded by the coding sequence ATGGCGGGCCGCTGGATGGACCTGGGCATGTTCAACGCCCACGGGGTGCCGGGTGCCGACGCGTTGGGTGCGGCGATCGAGAACATGGTCACCGGCATCGCCTCACCCGTGGACAGCGACCGCGGGCTTTCCGCCCGCCTGCGCTATCTCACCAAGACCGATGCCGGATACGAGGCCATGGACCGGGCCGGTATCCACGTTTCCCCGCGCACCCTGATGGCCTGGCTCGCGGAGGAGCGCACCCCGAACAAGGCTAACCGGACCCGGCTGGACGCCGCGTACTGGGATCTGCGGCGCCGCAACGTGGCAACCGACCTCAAGCACCGCCTGAACAACGACGGGCGCGGTACCCGTGTGGAGATCAACCCGGTTGACCAGTCCGGGGTCGAGCGCAAACACCAGCGTGACGTGGCCAGCCGCAGCATCAACGTCCGCGGTATCTGGGACCGCGCTGTCGATGCATGGATTGGTGATGACGTTCAGGAACTCGACGCCATCTGGGATGACATCATCCAGGACCTCGGCTCGGACTACGACGCGTACAGCAACGTCTCCTCCATCGGCTGGGCAGCCTGA
- a CDS encoding superinfection immunity protein: MPAIVAYRRKVERLWLVIVVSLIGGSTGLLWFVALYMAMTMRTRTDGVTPLNVSGPTAG, from the coding sequence GTGCCTGCGATCGTTGCCTACCGCAGGAAGGTGGAGCGCCTGTGGCTGGTCATCGTGGTCAGCCTGATCGGCGGTTCCACGGGTCTGCTCTGGTTCGTGGCTCTGTACATGGCCATGACGATGCGAACGCGCACGGACGGCGTCACACCGCTCAACGTCTCCGGGCCCACCGCTGGCTAG
- a CDS encoding CAP domain-containing protein, with product MPKKQRQRRKASPHTPAPRKRAVLPQLPGPQVESADEEWDSQWDDGPGLRFIVGQDPSGPGAASVAPGGARLQRNLESSVVALVNQERRRHGLPLLKEDARLRSSARAHSEDMARRGFFAHLSPDGSSPADRMTRHAHPRPGGENIAMGQQQAAAVMVAWMNSPGHRANILHGDFGSIGVGVHIGSPGHWWTQNFGY from the coding sequence GTGCCGAAGAAGCAGCGGCAGCGCCGCAAGGCAAGTCCGCATACGCCAGCACCGCGGAAGCGGGCAGTGCTGCCGCAACTGCCCGGGCCGCAGGTGGAGAGCGCTGACGAGGAGTGGGATTCCCAGTGGGATGACGGCCCCGGCCTTAGGTTCATTGTGGGCCAGGACCCGTCCGGACCCGGCGCCGCCTCGGTGGCTCCGGGAGGCGCGCGTCTGCAACGGAACCTTGAGAGTTCCGTGGTGGCGTTGGTCAATCAGGAACGTCGGCGCCATGGCCTGCCGCTTTTGAAGGAGGACGCACGCCTGCGCAGCTCGGCCAGGGCCCACAGCGAGGACATGGCGAGGAGGGGGTTTTTCGCCCACCTCTCACCTGACGGGAGTTCTCCCGCAGACCGCATGACAAGGCATGCTCACCCTCGGCCGGGAGGCGAGAACATCGCCATGGGGCAGCAGCAGGCAGCCGCGGTCATGGTGGCATGGATGAACAGCCCCGGCCATCGAGCGAACATTCTGCATGGTGACTTTGGCTCCATCGGGGTGGGCGTCCACATCGGCTCACCAGGCCACTGGTGGACACAGAACTTCGGCTATTGA
- a CDS encoding LAETG motif-containing sortase-dependent surface protein — MTTTTAVLAVTAIGATTAHADGHRTRGSDHTRYQSTPTAGKNDAAFCQFSPDGDTWMSAAEYRTNALRTGTDGTVQIGVRGIRRDHPCTVSLASYGAHGATWQTSGKQAFQDFDTVTVGRHEHATLDITVPAPECFAQVDLYVGNTKHDGKSGDLPEGPNHPVFGDNLIAAWHGGTRTCEAAPTKPPATAPATTPPATAPATTPPATAPATTPPATTTAPATTPPATTTAPATTPPATTPASSTAAAAPSTSDSGNGSLAHTGSSNAVPVAAGTAAVLLALGGGLFVTARRRKVAREH, encoded by the coding sequence ATGACCACCACCACGGCCGTGCTGGCCGTGACCGCGATAGGCGCGACCACGGCACACGCTGACGGCCACCGGACCCGCGGGTCCGACCACACCAGGTATCAGTCCACCCCGACCGCGGGCAAAAATGACGCCGCCTTCTGCCAGTTCTCGCCCGACGGCGACACCTGGATGTCGGCGGCCGAGTACAGGACCAACGCGCTGAGGACCGGCACCGACGGGACGGTACAGATCGGTGTGCGTGGGATCCGGAGGGATCACCCGTGCACGGTCTCACTCGCCTCCTACGGAGCCCACGGGGCGACCTGGCAGACGTCCGGCAAGCAGGCGTTCCAGGACTTCGACACCGTCACTGTCGGCCGCCACGAGCATGCCACGCTCGACATCACTGTGCCCGCCCCTGAATGCTTCGCTCAGGTCGACCTTTACGTGGGTAACACCAAACACGACGGCAAGAGCGGCGACCTTCCCGAAGGACCCAACCACCCGGTATTCGGCGACAACCTTATCGCCGCCTGGCACGGGGGAACGCGCACCTGCGAGGCCGCGCCCACCAAGCCCCCGGCGACGGCTCCGGCGACGACACCCCCGGCTACGGCTCCGGCGACCACACCGCCCGCCACAGCACCCGCAACCACACCGCCGGCCACGACGACTGCCCCGGCGACCACGCCGCCGGCCACGACCACGGCTCCGGCGACCACGCCGCCAGCCACTACCCCGGCGTCCTCCACGGCAGCGGCCGCACCGAGCACATCGGACAGTGGAAACGGCTCGCTCGCCCACACCGGCAGCAGCAACGCCGTCCCTGTGGCGGCCGGCACAGCAGCAGTCCTTCTTGCCCTGGGAGGCGGCCTGTTCGTTACCGCACGCCGCCGCAAGGTCGCCCGCGAGCACTGA
- a CDS encoding YbaB/EbfC family nucleoid-associated protein, whose amino-acid sequence MQQRIAQAMAELENVQNGVAKAEAELRAASVTVRSRDRAVEVTVGSQGELTGLVFLEGKQRTMAAGELAASVLEAAGRARTQMSRRVMKKLQPFTESGGAVPGFPGIEVDWERIFGPGVRDGSGGGRRRDSKLQDEIGEDAED is encoded by the coding sequence ATGCAGCAGCGCATCGCTCAGGCGATGGCGGAGTTGGAGAATGTTCAGAACGGGGTGGCGAAGGCTGAGGCGGAGCTTCGGGCGGCGTCGGTGACGGTGCGGTCGAGGGACCGTGCGGTCGAGGTCACGGTCGGGTCGCAGGGTGAGTTGACGGGGTTGGTGTTCCTGGAGGGCAAGCAGCGCACGATGGCTGCGGGTGAACTCGCGGCCAGTGTGCTGGAGGCTGCCGGGCGTGCCCGTACGCAGATGTCGCGTCGTGTGATGAAGAAGCTCCAGCCGTTCACCGAGTCCGGTGGCGCGGTCCCTGGGTTCCCCGGTATCGAGGTCGACTGGGAGCGGATCTTCGGGCCCGGGGTGCGGGACGGGTCGGGCGGCGGGCGCAGGCGGGACAGTAAGTTGCAGGATGAGATCGGCGAGGATGCGGAGGACTGA